A genomic window from Vigna radiata var. radiata cultivar VC1973A chromosome 2, Vradiata_ver6, whole genome shotgun sequence includes:
- the LOC106756634 gene encoding protein TRAUCO codes for MDSLQATYKDEEDEEDEVPPPTTETTATTALATDSESPEAPPATTSTPSDTPNEHPNDARSDPDPSDELSDDEAASDGSKKSPKSVREEGDASEEELPPKKQKQLSSITAEASKEDSPVPATAEGANNATTPAANGSAPNAKKSKKKNNNVWATKSTRKGKKKNNRNNNNNNNGNNNNHANGEDNVLITPVPRFPDKSDDTAEMKICLSKVYKAEKVELSEDRMSAGSTKGYRMVRATRGVVEGAWYFEIRVVKLGETGHTRLGWSTEKGDLQAPVGYDGNSFGYRDIDGSKIHKASREKYGEEGYKEGDVIGFYINLPDGKNYAPNTPQLVWYKGQRYVCAQDAKEDPPKVVPGSEISFFKNGICQGVAFKDLHGGRYYPAASMFTLPNEPNCTVKFNFGPDFECFPEDFIERPIPKPMIDVPYHGFDNRVENGESNEKKPQKE; via the exons ATGGATAGCTTACAAGCTACTTACAAAgacgaagaagatgaagaagacgaGGTGCCACCACCCACCACCGAAACCACCGCAACCACCGCCCTAGCCACAGACTCCGAATCGCCGGAAGCTCCTCCTGCCACCACCAGCACGCCCTCTGATACCCCAAATGAGCACCCCAACGATGCGCGATCGGATCCTGACCCTTCCGACGAACTCTCAGACGACGAGGCCGCCTCCGACGGATCCAAAAAGTCCCCGAAATCCGTCCGCGAAGAAGGCGACGCTTCTGAGGAGGAGCTACCGCCGAAGAAACAGAAACAGCTCTCCTCTATTACGGCGGAGGCGTCGAAGGAGGACTCGCCTGTGCCAGCGACGGCGGAGGGCGCCAACAATGCGACTACTCCCGCAGCGAACGGCTCGGCGCCGAACGCCAAGAAatcgaagaagaagaacaacaacgTGTGGGCGACGAAGTCGACGCGgaaggggaagaagaaaaacaaccgcaacaacaataacaacaacaacggCAACAACAATAACCATGCGAACGGCGAAGACAACGTGCTGATTACGCCGGTTCCGCGGTTCCCCGACAAGAGCGATGACACGGCGGAGATGAAGATTTGTCTGTCGAAGGTTTACAAAGCAGAGAAGGTGGAATTGAGCGAGGACAGAATGAGTGCGGGGAGCACCAAGGGTTACAGAATGGTGAGGGCAACGCGCGGAGTCGTGGAAGGAGCGTGGTACTTCGAGATTAGGGTTGTGAAGTTGGGGGAGACTGGGCACACGCGCCTTGGGTGGTCGACTGAGAAGGGTGACTTGCAGGCTCCGGTTGGGTACGATGGGAACAGTTTTGGCTATCGGGACATTGATGGGAGTAAGATTCATAAGGCGAGTAGGGAGAAGTATGGAGAGGAAGGTTACAAGGAAGGGGATGTAATTGGTTTCTACATCAATTTGCCTGATGGCAAAAATTACGCCCCCAATACACCTCAGTTGGTCTGGTATAAAGGCCAGCGATATGTTTGCGCTCAAGATGCCAAGGAAGATCCACCCAAAGTGGTGCCTG GAAGCGAGATATCATTCTTTAAAAATGGCATATGCCAAGGTGTAGCTTTCAAGGATCTTCACGGTGGTCGTTACTATCCTGCCGCATCAATGTTTACTCTACCCAATGAACCAAACTGCACGGTTAAGTTCAACTTTGGTCCTGACTTTGAATGTTTTCCTGAGGATTTCATTGAACGACCAATTCCTAAGCCAATGATCGATGTTCCTTATCACGGTTTTGACAATCGTGTTGAAAATGGAGAATCTAATGAGAAGAAACCCCAGAAAGAGTGA
- the LOC106756461 gene encoding putative NAD kinase 3 isoform X1, protein MAPNKLNSSQGNTSMSCSQAENGFVNSFSLFPEKAVEEILQSPIQGSDDHLIEFSEALRTVAKALRQVAEGKASAQAEAAEWKRKFELERDRNLKFEHAEKSCFEHQADLDDMRTNSPAKQPTSCNVANGQSGKCCSRNGICSHEVLKDGAPSSDSKIVKKASFKLSWFCKDDQSDQYKHDIVSFERGNITTAQRSSKQVFLVISLKWQSCPQTVLILTKPNSVSVQILCSEMVRWLRQQKNLHIYVEPRVRVELLAESSYFNFVETWKDDEEVLMLHTKVDLVVTLGGDGTVLWAASMFKGPVPPIVPFSLGSLGFMTPFYSEHYKECLESILKGPISITLRHRLQCHVIREAAKNEYETEEPMLVLNEVTIDRGISSFLTNLECYCDDSFVTCVQGDGLILSTTSGSTAYSLAAGGSMVHPQVPGILFTPICPHSLSFRPMIFPEHVTLRVQVPFNSRSPAWASFDGKDRKQLAPGDALVCSMAPWPVPTACLDDSTNDFLRSIHEGLHWNLRKTQSFDGPRET, encoded by the exons ATGGCTCCAAACAAGCTCAATTCTTCG CAGGGAAATACCAGCATGTCATGCTCACAGGCTGAGAATGGTTTTGTCAATTCCTTTTCTCTATTCCCTGAAAAAGCAGTGGAAGAGATTCTTCAATCTCCCATCCAGGGATCAGATGATCATCTTATAGAGTTCTCTGAAGCTTTAAGAA CTGTTGCAAAGGCTCTCAGGCAAGTTGCTGAAGGGAAAGCTTCTGCTCAAGCCGAGGCTGCTGAATGGAAACGTAAATTTGAGCTGGAGAGGGATCGGAATCTGAAGTTTGAACATGCAG AAAAATCATGTTTTGAGCATCAGGCTGATCTTGATGATATGAGGACAAATAGCCCTGCCAAACAACCTACATCATGTAATGTAGCCAATGGACAGTCTGGAAAATGTTGTTCAAGGAATGGTATTTGCTCCCATGAGGTTCTAAAGGATGGAGCACCCAGTTCTGATTCCAAAATAGTCAAAAAG GCTTCATTTAAACTTTCATGGTTCTGCAAAGATGATCAAAGTGACCAGTACAAACATGACATTGTCTCTTTTGAAAGAGGAAATATAACCACTGCACAGCGCAGTAGTAAGCAGGTGTTTCTTGTT ATCTCTTTGAAATGGCAATCATGCCCACAGACAGTGCTCATATTGACCAAACCAAATTCAGTTTCAGTTCAAATTCTGTGTTCTGAAATGGTTAG ATGGTTGAGGCAGCAAAAGAATCTGCACATCTATGTAGAACCACGTGTCAGGGTTGAGCTTTTGGCAGAATCATCATACTTTAATTTTGTAGAAACCTGGAAAGATG ACGAGGAAGTTTTGATGCTGCACACTAAGGTTGACCTCGTGGTAACTCTTGGTGGAGATGGTACTGTCCTATGG GCAGCATCTATGTTCAAAGGGCCAGTGCCTCCCATTGTCCCCTTTTCTTTAGGGTCTCTTGGCTTTATGACCCCTTTCT ATAGTGAACATTACAAAGAATGCCTTGAATCAATTTTAAAGGGCCCCATTAGTATCACGTTACGGCATCGTTTACAATGTCATGTTATACGAGAAGCAGCTAAAAATGAATATGAAACTGAAGAACCTATGCTTGTTCTAAATGAGGTTACAATTGATCGTGGAATATCTTCTTTCCTCACAAATTTGGAATGTTACTGTGACGACTCCTTTGTCACGTGTGTGCAAGGAGATGGATTAATCCTATCCACTACATCTGGCAGTACAGCATATTCTTTAGCAGCTGGAGGATCAATGGTTCATCCACAG GTTCCAGGTATTTTATTCACCCCAATATGCCCACATTCTCTATCTTTTAGGCCAATGATATTTCCAGAGCACGTGACTTTGAGGGTGCAAGTACCATTCAACAGCAGAAGCCCTGCATGGGCATCATTTGATGGAAAAGACAGGAAGCAATTAGCACCTGGAGATGCACTGGTATGCAGCATGGCTCCATGGCCTGTTCCTACGgcttgtttggatgattctacAAATGACTTTTTGCGCAGCATTCATGAAGGTCTCCATTGGAATTTGAGAAAGACACAATCATTTGATGGCCCTAGGGAAACATGA
- the LOC106756461 gene encoding putative NAD kinase 3 isoform X3, translated as MAPNKLNSSQGNTSMSCSQAENGFVNSFSLFPEKAVEEILQSPIQGSDDHLIEFSEALRTVAKALRQVAEGKASAQAEAAEWKRKFELERDRNLKFEHAEKSCFEHQADLDDMRTNSPAKQPTSCNVANGQSGKCCSRNGICSHEVLKDGAPSSDSKIVKKASFKLSWFCKDDQSDQYKHDIVSFERGNITTAQRSSKQISLKWQSCPQTVLILTKPNSVSVQILCSEMVRWLRQQKNLHIYVEPRVRVELLAESSYFNFVETWKDDEEVLMLHTKVDLVVTLGGDGTVLWAASMFKGPVPPIVPFSLGSLGFMTPFYSEHYKECLESILKGPISITLRHRLQCHVIREAAKNEYETEEPMLVLNEVTIDRGISSFLTNLECYCDDSFVTCVQGDGLILSTTSGSTAYSLAAGGSMVHPQVPGILFTPICPHSLSFRPMIFPEHVTLRVQVPFNSRSPAWASFDGKDRKQLAPGDALVCSMAPWPVPTACLDDSTNDFLRSIHEGLHWNLRKTQSFDGPRET; from the exons ATGGCTCCAAACAAGCTCAATTCTTCG CAGGGAAATACCAGCATGTCATGCTCACAGGCTGAGAATGGTTTTGTCAATTCCTTTTCTCTATTCCCTGAAAAAGCAGTGGAAGAGATTCTTCAATCTCCCATCCAGGGATCAGATGATCATCTTATAGAGTTCTCTGAAGCTTTAAGAA CTGTTGCAAAGGCTCTCAGGCAAGTTGCTGAAGGGAAAGCTTCTGCTCAAGCCGAGGCTGCTGAATGGAAACGTAAATTTGAGCTGGAGAGGGATCGGAATCTGAAGTTTGAACATGCAG AAAAATCATGTTTTGAGCATCAGGCTGATCTTGATGATATGAGGACAAATAGCCCTGCCAAACAACCTACATCATGTAATGTAGCCAATGGACAGTCTGGAAAATGTTGTTCAAGGAATGGTATTTGCTCCCATGAGGTTCTAAAGGATGGAGCACCCAGTTCTGATTCCAAAATAGTCAAAAAG GCTTCATTTAAACTTTCATGGTTCTGCAAAGATGATCAAAGTGACCAGTACAAACATGACATTGTCTCTTTTGAAAGAGGAAATATAACCACTGCACAGCGCAGTAGTAAGCAG ATCTCTTTGAAATGGCAATCATGCCCACAGACAGTGCTCATATTGACCAAACCAAATTCAGTTTCAGTTCAAATTCTGTGTTCTGAAATGGTTAG ATGGTTGAGGCAGCAAAAGAATCTGCACATCTATGTAGAACCACGTGTCAGGGTTGAGCTTTTGGCAGAATCATCATACTTTAATTTTGTAGAAACCTGGAAAGATG ACGAGGAAGTTTTGATGCTGCACACTAAGGTTGACCTCGTGGTAACTCTTGGTGGAGATGGTACTGTCCTATGG GCAGCATCTATGTTCAAAGGGCCAGTGCCTCCCATTGTCCCCTTTTCTTTAGGGTCTCTTGGCTTTATGACCCCTTTCT ATAGTGAACATTACAAAGAATGCCTTGAATCAATTTTAAAGGGCCCCATTAGTATCACGTTACGGCATCGTTTACAATGTCATGTTATACGAGAAGCAGCTAAAAATGAATATGAAACTGAAGAACCTATGCTTGTTCTAAATGAGGTTACAATTGATCGTGGAATATCTTCTTTCCTCACAAATTTGGAATGTTACTGTGACGACTCCTTTGTCACGTGTGTGCAAGGAGATGGATTAATCCTATCCACTACATCTGGCAGTACAGCATATTCTTTAGCAGCTGGAGGATCAATGGTTCATCCACAG GTTCCAGGTATTTTATTCACCCCAATATGCCCACATTCTCTATCTTTTAGGCCAATGATATTTCCAGAGCACGTGACTTTGAGGGTGCAAGTACCATTCAACAGCAGAAGCCCTGCATGGGCATCATTTGATGGAAAAGACAGGAAGCAATTAGCACCTGGAGATGCACTGGTATGCAGCATGGCTCCATGGCCTGTTCCTACGgcttgtttggatgattctacAAATGACTTTTTGCGCAGCATTCATGAAGGTCTCCATTGGAATTTGAGAAAGACACAATCATTTGATGGCCCTAGGGAAACATGA
- the LOC106756461 gene encoding putative NAD kinase 3 isoform X2 encodes MAPNKLNSSGNTSMSCSQAENGFVNSFSLFPEKAVEEILQSPIQGSDDHLIEFSEALRTVAKALRQVAEGKASAQAEAAEWKRKFELERDRNLKFEHAEKSCFEHQADLDDMRTNSPAKQPTSCNVANGQSGKCCSRNGICSHEVLKDGAPSSDSKIVKKASFKLSWFCKDDQSDQYKHDIVSFERGNITTAQRSSKQVFLVISLKWQSCPQTVLILTKPNSVSVQILCSEMVRWLRQQKNLHIYVEPRVRVELLAESSYFNFVETWKDDEEVLMLHTKVDLVVTLGGDGTVLWAASMFKGPVPPIVPFSLGSLGFMTPFYSEHYKECLESILKGPISITLRHRLQCHVIREAAKNEYETEEPMLVLNEVTIDRGISSFLTNLECYCDDSFVTCVQGDGLILSTTSGSTAYSLAAGGSMVHPQVPGILFTPICPHSLSFRPMIFPEHVTLRVQVPFNSRSPAWASFDGKDRKQLAPGDALVCSMAPWPVPTACLDDSTNDFLRSIHEGLHWNLRKTQSFDGPRET; translated from the exons ATGGCTCCAAACAAGCTCAATTCTTCG GGAAATACCAGCATGTCATGCTCACAGGCTGAGAATGGTTTTGTCAATTCCTTTTCTCTATTCCCTGAAAAAGCAGTGGAAGAGATTCTTCAATCTCCCATCCAGGGATCAGATGATCATCTTATAGAGTTCTCTGAAGCTTTAAGAA CTGTTGCAAAGGCTCTCAGGCAAGTTGCTGAAGGGAAAGCTTCTGCTCAAGCCGAGGCTGCTGAATGGAAACGTAAATTTGAGCTGGAGAGGGATCGGAATCTGAAGTTTGAACATGCAG AAAAATCATGTTTTGAGCATCAGGCTGATCTTGATGATATGAGGACAAATAGCCCTGCCAAACAACCTACATCATGTAATGTAGCCAATGGACAGTCTGGAAAATGTTGTTCAAGGAATGGTATTTGCTCCCATGAGGTTCTAAAGGATGGAGCACCCAGTTCTGATTCCAAAATAGTCAAAAAG GCTTCATTTAAACTTTCATGGTTCTGCAAAGATGATCAAAGTGACCAGTACAAACATGACATTGTCTCTTTTGAAAGAGGAAATATAACCACTGCACAGCGCAGTAGTAAGCAGGTGTTTCTTGTT ATCTCTTTGAAATGGCAATCATGCCCACAGACAGTGCTCATATTGACCAAACCAAATTCAGTTTCAGTTCAAATTCTGTGTTCTGAAATGGTTAG ATGGTTGAGGCAGCAAAAGAATCTGCACATCTATGTAGAACCACGTGTCAGGGTTGAGCTTTTGGCAGAATCATCATACTTTAATTTTGTAGAAACCTGGAAAGATG ACGAGGAAGTTTTGATGCTGCACACTAAGGTTGACCTCGTGGTAACTCTTGGTGGAGATGGTACTGTCCTATGG GCAGCATCTATGTTCAAAGGGCCAGTGCCTCCCATTGTCCCCTTTTCTTTAGGGTCTCTTGGCTTTATGACCCCTTTCT ATAGTGAACATTACAAAGAATGCCTTGAATCAATTTTAAAGGGCCCCATTAGTATCACGTTACGGCATCGTTTACAATGTCATGTTATACGAGAAGCAGCTAAAAATGAATATGAAACTGAAGAACCTATGCTTGTTCTAAATGAGGTTACAATTGATCGTGGAATATCTTCTTTCCTCACAAATTTGGAATGTTACTGTGACGACTCCTTTGTCACGTGTGTGCAAGGAGATGGATTAATCCTATCCACTACATCTGGCAGTACAGCATATTCTTTAGCAGCTGGAGGATCAATGGTTCATCCACAG GTTCCAGGTATTTTATTCACCCCAATATGCCCACATTCTCTATCTTTTAGGCCAATGATATTTCCAGAGCACGTGACTTTGAGGGTGCAAGTACCATTCAACAGCAGAAGCCCTGCATGGGCATCATTTGATGGAAAAGACAGGAAGCAATTAGCACCTGGAGATGCACTGGTATGCAGCATGGCTCCATGGCCTGTTCCTACGgcttgtttggatgattctacAAATGACTTTTTGCGCAGCATTCATGAAGGTCTCCATTGGAATTTGAGAAAGACACAATCATTTGATGGCCCTAGGGAAACATGA